In Nymphaea colorata isolate Beijing-Zhang1983 chromosome 3, ASM883128v2, whole genome shotgun sequence, a genomic segment contains:
- the LOC116250262 gene encoding cysteine and histidine-rich domain-containing protein RAR1 isoform X2, whose protein sequence is MCLFGSLCFFCELLQVPIFHDGMKEWSCCKQRSHDFSMFLQIPGCKTGKHTTEKPITKAAPSPNKPIPQPLAAKAPTDAERANCARCRQGFFCSDHGAQVRQVLSKDSTKPLVSPANSVANATVPPRTKVVDINEPQVCKNKGCGQTFIEKDNHEAACSYHPGPAIFHDRIKGWKCCDVHVKEFDEFMEIPPCAKGWHNANPAS, encoded by the exons ATGTGCTTGTTTGGATCCCTCTGCTTCTTCTGCGAACTGCTTCAGGTG CCAATATTTCATGACGGTATGAAAGAATGGAGCTGTTGCAAGCAGAGAAGTCATGATTTCAGCATGTTTCTGCAGATTCCAGG GTGTAAAACTGGCAAGCATACTACTGAAAAACCAATAACAAAGGCTGCACCGAGCCCAAACAAGCCGATTCCTCAACCTTTAGCAGCCAAGGCTCCCACCGATGCGGAAAGAGCCAACTGTGCAAGATGTCGGCAGGGCTTCTTTTGTTCTGATCATG GTGCACAAGTTAGGCAAGTTCTTTCCAAGGACTCCACGAAGCCACTAGTGTCCCCAGCAAATAGTGTAGCCAATGCCACGGTACCTCCTCGTACAAAAGTAGTTGACATTAACGAGCCTCAGGTCTGCAAAAACAAAGGATGTGGCCAGACATTCATAGAGAAGGATAACCATGAAGCTGCCTGTTCATACCACCCTGGACCCGCAATTTTTCATGACAGGATAAAGGGG TGGAAATGCTGCGATGTGCATGTAAAGGAGTTTGATGAGTTCATGGAGATACCTCCTTGTGCCAAGGGTTGGCATAATGCAAACCCTGCCTCGTAA
- the LOC116250262 gene encoding cysteine and histidine-rich domain-containing protein RAR1 isoform X3, with product MCLFGSLCFFCELLQPIFHDGMKEWSCCKQRSHDFSMFLQIPGCKTGKHTTEKPITKAAPSPNKPIPQPLAAKAPTDAERANCARCRQGFFCSDHGAQVRQVLSKDSTKPLVSPANSVANATVPPRTKVVDINEPQVCKNKGCGQTFIEKDNHEAACSYHPGPAIFHDRIKGWKCCDVHVKEFDEFMEIPPCAKGWHNANPAS from the exons ATGTGCTTGTTTGGATCCCTCTGCTTCTTCTGCGAACTGCTTCAG CCAATATTTCATGACGGTATGAAAGAATGGAGCTGTTGCAAGCAGAGAAGTCATGATTTCAGCATGTTTCTGCAGATTCCAGG GTGTAAAACTGGCAAGCATACTACTGAAAAACCAATAACAAAGGCTGCACCGAGCCCAAACAAGCCGATTCCTCAACCTTTAGCAGCCAAGGCTCCCACCGATGCGGAAAGAGCCAACTGTGCAAGATGTCGGCAGGGCTTCTTTTGTTCTGATCATG GTGCACAAGTTAGGCAAGTTCTTTCCAAGGACTCCACGAAGCCACTAGTGTCCCCAGCAAATAGTGTAGCCAATGCCACGGTACCTCCTCGTACAAAAGTAGTTGACATTAACGAGCCTCAGGTCTGCAAAAACAAAGGATGTGGCCAGACATTCATAGAGAAGGATAACCATGAAGCTGCCTGTTCATACCACCCTGGACCCGCAATTTTTCATGACAGGATAAAGGGG TGGAAATGCTGCGATGTGCATGTAAAGGAGTTTGATGAGTTCATGGAGATACCTCCTTGTGCCAAGGGTTGGCATAATGCAAACCCTGCCTCGTAA